In a single window of the Caldilineales bacterium genome:
- a CDS encoding S8 family serine peptidase, producing the protein MQRKHYLLPLLVFIVLFWVVAVAPILGQGQSGGQVAGVVFFDADGDGVADATEAGLKGFVVEIKDTATGGQIFSSSAETGPTGAYAFTGLAAGDYTVTQLAQPGYESTTGDSQQVSVQPNQTVFVDFGNVVPRTIAGAIYSDLDSDGEQGLNEPGLAEGLAEIIDDLNGNGVADPGEPVLAQALSDEQGNYVIPGLMPGLRVLRVQPPGGSSVAEQEGLPIVGGQLGGGETHDFGLSTGATLSQPALQPSTASRCANDRLSVRFQPEATQADIDAIFARYGLTLRRYNEALRIYVMDSAAGKAKAIVADLNRLAEVEYAALDCKVSGGALPAFVPNDPYYNDPNKVYGPQMINAPVAWDYGFGSGAVVAVLDTGIAMTHTEFSGRILPGWNFAANPDNNTPQDDNGHGTHVTGIALAAINNGIGIVGMAGQASILPVKVLDSTNFGYWSDVISGITWAVDHGADVINMSLSGTVGDPGLPAALQYAVAHDVLIVAAMGNSGGTTPEYPSWYNETFAVGATTSADVRWSLSNYGNHMDVVAPGATVYSTLWSASNPNTYGFKSGTSMATPHVAGLAALIRASRPDLTLWDVRAIIEQTAVDKGDPGFDIEYAWGRVDAGAALVLAQTYVSATPTPTATPTNTPTSTNTPTPTATPTRTPTPTPTATNTPTATPRPLYEQRVNSAGTLYTDSLGKQWATDQVWVNTWGYSYASSSAKSSTKTLNNTVDDALYQKYREGIGQYIFAVPNGNYNVRLRWAEMAASAAGARVMKVTIEGVIVESSLDIYVKAGGRYLAWDKTYTGVTVTDGQLNIQFDKVSGSYNPMIAALEVLETVPPTPTPTPTPTNTPCPLCPTDTPTPTPTKTPTPTLTPTPLPYSGQRVNSGGLAYTDTSGYTWSADQAWNNVWGYTGGTAKSTTTAVAGTNDDPLYQKWRESPGEYRFAVPNGNYQVTLKFAEFEVTKSTDRLMQITIEGVVVESSLSIYGLVGKAVALDKVYTTTVSDGILNIAFAAASGSRKPPVVSAVRVAP; encoded by the coding sequence ATGCAAAGAAAACATTATCTCCTCCCCCTCCTCGTGTTCATCGTCTTGTTCTGGGTTGTCGCCGTGGCGCCGATCCTGGGCCAGGGTCAGTCGGGCGGCCAGGTTGCCGGCGTCGTCTTCTTCGACGCCGATGGCGACGGCGTGGCCGATGCAACCGAAGCTGGCCTGAAGGGTTTCGTCGTTGAGATCAAAGACACCGCCACCGGCGGGCAGATCTTCTCTAGCAGCGCCGAAACAGGGCCCACCGGCGCCTATGCCTTCACCGGCCTGGCCGCCGGGGATTACACCGTCACGCAACTTGCACAGCCGGGTTATGAATCGACCACCGGCGACAGCCAGCAAGTAAGCGTCCAACCCAATCAGACCGTCTTCGTGGATTTTGGCAACGTCGTTCCCCGCACGATTGCCGGCGCCATCTACAGCGACCTGGATAGCGATGGCGAACAAGGGCTGAACGAACCCGGCCTGGCCGAGGGTCTGGCCGAGATCATCGACGATCTCAACGGCAACGGCGTGGCCGATCCGGGCGAGCCGGTTCTGGCGCAGGCGCTGAGCGACGAGCAGGGCAACTACGTCATCCCCGGTTTGATGCCGGGTCTGCGTGTGCTGCGCGTCCAGCCGCCCGGCGGCAGCAGCGTGGCCGAACAAGAGGGCTTGCCCATCGTCGGCGGGCAGTTAGGCGGTGGTGAGACGCACGATTTCGGTCTCTCGACCGGCGCGACTCTCAGCCAGCCGGCCCTGCAACCATCCACGGCCTCCCGCTGCGCCAACGACCGCCTGAGCGTCCGTTTCCAGCCGGAAGCAACCCAGGCCGACATCGACGCCATTTTCGCCCGCTATGGCCTCACGCTCCGGCGTTACAACGAAGCCCTGCGCATCTATGTCATGGACTCAGCGGCGGGCAAGGCCAAGGCGATCGTGGCCGACCTGAACAGGCTGGCCGAGGTCGAGTACGCGGCGCTGGACTGCAAAGTCAGCGGCGGCGCCCTCCCGGCCTTCGTCCCCAACGACCCCTACTACAACGACCCCAACAAGGTCTACGGCCCGCAGATGATCAACGCCCCGGTCGCCTGGGACTACGGCTTCGGGTCGGGGGCGGTGGTGGCGGTGCTGGACACGGGCATCGCCATGACGCACACCGAGTTCAGCGGTCGCATCCTACCGGGTTGGAACTTTGCGGCCAACCCCGACAACAACACCCCTCAGGATGACAACGGTCACGGCACGCATGTGACCGGCATCGCCCTGGCGGCGATCAACAACGGCATTGGCATCGTCGGCATGGCGGGCCAGGCCTCGATCCTCCCGGTCAAGGTGCTGGACTCGACCAACTTTGGCTACTGGTCGGATGTCATTTCCGGCATCACCTGGGCAGTGGATCACGGGGCGGATGTGATCAACATGTCGTTGAGCGGGACGGTGGGCGACCCTGGGCTGCCGGCGGCGCTGCAATATGCGGTGGCGCACGATGTCCTGATCGTGGCGGCGATGGGCAATTCGGGCGGGACGACGCCCGAATACCCGTCGTGGTACAACGAGACCTTTGCCGTGGGCGCCACGACCTCGGCCGATGTGCGCTGGTCGTTGTCGAACTACGGCAACCACATGGACGTGGTGGCGCCGGGGGCGACGGTGTACAGCACCTTGTGGTCGGCATCGAACCCGAACACCTACGGTTTCAAGTCGGGGACGTCGATGGCGACGCCGCATGTGGCGGGGTTGGCGGCGCTGATCCGGGCGTCGCGGCCGGACCTGACGTTGTGGGATGTGCGGGCGATCATCGAGCAGACGGCGGTGGACAAAGGCGACCCTGGCTTCGACATCGAGTACGCCTGGGGGCGGGTGGATGCCGGGGCGGCCCTGGTGCTGGCCCAAACCTATGTCAGCGCCACCCCCACGCCCACGGCCACCCCTACCAACACTCCTACCTCCACCAACACGCCCACACCGACGGCCACCCCCACCAGGACGCCGACGCCCACACCGACGGCCACCAACACCCCTACCGCCACCCCGCGGCCTCTGTATGAACAGCGGGTCAACAGCGCTGGGACGTTGTACACTGATTCTCTGGGCAAGCAGTGGGCCACCGACCAGGTCTGGGTCAACACCTGGGGCTATTCGTACGCCAGCAGCTCGGCCAAGTCATCGACCAAGACGCTCAACAACACCGTCGATGATGCGCTCTACCAGAAATATCGCGAGGGCATCGGCCAGTACATCTTCGCCGTGCCCAACGGCAACTACAACGTGCGCCTGCGCTGGGCCGAGATGGCCGCCAGCGCTGCCGGCGCCCGCGTGATGAAAGTCACGATCGAAGGCGTCATCGTCGAAAGCAGCCTGGACATCTACGTGAAGGCCGGGGGCCGCTATCTGGCCTGGGACAAGACCTACACCGGCGTCACGGTCACGGACGGGCAGCTCAACATCCAGTTCGACAAGGTCAGCGGCAGCTACAACCCCATGATCGCCGCCCTGGAAGTGCTGGAAACCGTCCCGCCGACGCCGACGCCGACGCCGACCCCCACCAACACCCCCTGCCCCCTCTGCCCCACCGACACGCCGACGCCCACCCCCACCAAGACGCCGACCCCCACCCTCACACCCACTCCTCTTCCCTACAGCGGCCAGCGGGTCAACAGCGGCGGCCTGGCCTACACCGACACCAGCGGTTACACCTGGTCGGCGGATCAGGCCTGGAACAACGTCTGGGGTTACACCGGCGGCACGGCCAAATCCACCACCACGGCCGTGGCCGGCACCAACGACGACCCGCTCTACCAGAAGTGGCGTGAGAGTCCGGGCGAGTATCGTTTCGCCGTGCCCAATGGCAACTATCAGGTGACGCTCAAGTTCGCCGAATTCGAGGTCACAAAATCGACCGACCGCTTGATGCAGATCACGATCGAGGGCGTGGTGGTGGAAAGCTCGCTCAGCATCTACGGTTTGGTGGGCAAGGCGGTGGCCCTGGACAAGGTCTACACGACCACCGTCAGCGATGGCATCCTCAACATCGCCTTCGCCGCGGCCAGCGGCAGCCGCAAACCACCGGTGGTCTCGGCGGTCCGCGTCGCCCCCTAA